From a single Aggregatilinea lenta genomic region:
- a CDS encoding TolB family protein — protein sequence MLRISAGLGGLAVVAITCVLLVGKAQYPDASWIAYVSSRPRSNTYDINRMNSDGTQVERLAVVVGSVPLLTWSPDGTMLAIVSHLDRDALTVMDLAGRSQRLLVDSVPAIQAVAWSPDGQWLAYAARSAPAAGEPAYLYRVPVGGGAVQQLIGAAASVPELVTYDSLAYSPDGEWLVFDAASAPDTSPRIIYRVPVGGGDPVQVVEGCCAGWSPDGTSILYGTAGEDGRRYLYRIPVEGGAPVPVTTTALFVSGPIVWSPDGEWMVFITFDEQSIRTLWRMRADGSELQQVATGTLQSPVSWSPDAEWLAFPMYGTASVTFQPGVYRVRADGRDLELLTDGRSSSYVPVWSPALDQPWRMGPLLLAGMALVLLGAAARHGLALPRRL from the coding sequence TTGCTGCGCATTAGTGCGGGCCTGGGTGGGCTTGCCGTGGTGGCGATCACCTGCGTGCTGCTCGTGGGGAAAGCGCAGTACCCCGACGCCAGCTGGATCGCGTACGTTTCCTCGCGCCCGCGCAGCAACACCTATGACATCAACCGCATGAATTCAGACGGGACCCAGGTTGAGCGGCTGGCCGTGGTCGTTGGCTCAGTGCCGCTGCTGACGTGGTCACCGGACGGCACGATGCTGGCCATTGTCAGCCACCTGGATCGCGACGCGCTGACGGTGATGGATCTGGCGGGTCGCAGCCAGCGCTTGCTGGTGGACTCGGTCCCGGCCATTCAGGCGGTAGCGTGGTCCCCGGACGGGCAGTGGCTCGCCTATGCGGCGCGCAGCGCGCCCGCTGCGGGGGAGCCAGCTTACCTGTACCGCGTGCCGGTGGGCGGCGGCGCGGTCCAGCAGCTTATCGGCGCGGCGGCGAGCGTGCCGGAGCTGGTGACCTACGACAGTCTGGCATATTCGCCGGACGGGGAGTGGCTGGTGTTCGATGCGGCGAGCGCACCGGACACCTCCCCGCGCATCATTTACCGCGTGCCGGTTGGCGGCGGGGATCCGGTGCAGGTGGTCGAGGGGTGCTGCGCCGGTTGGTCGCCCGATGGCACGAGCATCCTTTACGGGACGGCAGGCGAGGACGGGCGACGCTACCTGTACCGCATCCCGGTCGAGGGTGGCGCGCCCGTGCCGGTCACTACGACGGCGCTGTTCGTGAGCGGGCCGATCGTGTGGTCGCCGGACGGCGAGTGGATGGTGTTCATCACGTTTGACGAGCAGAGCATCCGCACGCTCTGGCGCATGCGTGCCGATGGCAGCGAGCTGCAGCAGGTGGCAACTGGCACGCTGCAATCGCCCGTGAGCTGGTCGCCGGATGCCGAGTGGCTGGCCTTCCCGATGTACGGAACCGCGTCGGTGACCTTTCAGCCCGGCGTCTACCGCGTCCGTGCGGACGGGCGCGACCTGGAGCTGCTCACGGATGGGCGCAGCAGCTCCTATGTCCCCGTGTGGTCGCCCGCCCTAGACCAGCCGTGGCGCATGGGGCCACTGCTGCTGGCCGGAATGGCGCTGGTTCTGCTCGGCGCGGCAGCCCGGCATGGACTGGCACTCCCGCGCCGCCTCTAG
- a CDS encoding response regulator transcription factor codes for MASNGEDAYILVVDDEGAIRYSISKTLQRVGYQVQTASSGEEALDMMQQQDYDVVLTDIRMPGLSGVELLAKIKERAPDAVVILLTGYANLESAIESLRLGAHDYLTKPSSSQSIRDSVAQGLERARNLKSRRVLLRTIQENVEALAGEAANEAAGTAQHASETSPSSTPVVTPVTTMTIGPLTIFPGRYQISVGDQPIDLTPTEFDLLLYLAAHRGRVVPCSELVREVRGYTLEEHEAREVIRPHVSNLRRKLKSSGQNPNIIVNVRGIGYRLSEPS; via the coding sequence ATGGCAAGCAACGGAGAAGACGCATACATTCTCGTCGTCGATGACGAGGGCGCAATTCGCTACTCGATCAGCAAGACCCTTCAGCGGGTGGGTTATCAGGTTCAGACTGCATCCTCCGGCGAAGAAGCGCTGGACATGATGCAGCAGCAGGATTACGACGTTGTGCTGACCGATATCCGTATGCCTGGTCTGAGCGGGGTGGAACTGCTCGCCAAGATCAAAGAACGCGCACCGGACGCAGTGGTTATTCTGCTGACGGGCTATGCCAATCTGGAATCGGCCATCGAAAGCCTCCGGCTGGGCGCACACGACTATCTGACCAAGCCAAGCAGCAGCCAGAGCATCCGCGACAGTGTGGCGCAGGGTCTCGAACGTGCGCGCAACCTCAAGAGTCGCCGCGTGCTGCTGCGGACCATTCAGGAAAACGTCGAAGCGCTGGCCGGCGAAGCCGCCAACGAAGCGGCGGGCACGGCGCAGCACGCCAGCGAGACATCGCCGTCCAGCACGCCGGTCGTGACGCCGGTCACCACCATGACGATTGGCCCGCTGACGATCTTCCCCGGTCGCTACCAGATTTCCGTGGGCGACCAGCCGATTGACCTGACGCCGACGGAGTTCGACCTGCTGCTGTATCTTGCAGCGCACCGGGGCCGCGTCGTGCCGTGCTCGGAGCTGGTCCGCGAAGTGCGCGGCTATACGCTGGAAGAGCACGAAGCGCGCGAGGTCATTCGCCCGCACGTGAGCAACCTGCGCCGCAAATTGAAATCGTCGGGCCAGAACCCGAACATCATCGTCAACGTGCGCGGCATCGGCTACCGGCTCTCCGAACCCTCCTAG
- the tilS gene encoding tRNA lysidine(34) synthetase TilS, whose product MSFDVVRQVRRTLAHHAMIAPGARVIVAVSGGADSLALLELLHSLADEGGWTLHVATLDHGLRGAVGAADADFVRATAQAHDLPVTVGRADVLAVAAQTGLGIEAAARGVRYAFLLRLARHVGADAIAVGHTQDDQAETVLLHLIRGSGLRGLRGMLPVAPLTAAYVLDDAGITFDPSLDRSPAAPDRWPVLIRPLIDTPRAAIDAHLTARGLTPRQDATNADPAYLRNRIRHEVLPLLAALNPEIRAGLARTADLLRADADLVDAAGRAALEAARLPSNPGTLSLERAVWADFSQAEKRLVLRAAVQSLRSDEVDLAFVHVEDAIQVADRGAVGASATLPGGLALRVDYAALVIGLADADPAIDAPLLDPQQALLAFAAGEVVGTACGAWRFEAQPLPPGTDLAALLVDPLAAALCVLPQAALELRVRRAGDRFAPHGMGGQSQKLADTLINMKVPARVRDRVPLVTVDGAVAWFVAPTADGVRGRVADPYAFGPARCTGKQAIIFRWRRLNYRA is encoded by the coding sequence GTGTCGTTCGACGTTGTGCGGCAGGTCCGGCGGACGCTCGCTCACCACGCGATGATTGCGCCTGGCGCGCGGGTGATCGTCGCCGTGTCGGGCGGGGCGGATTCGCTGGCGCTGCTCGAGTTACTGCACAGCCTCGCGGACGAGGGCGGCTGGACGCTGCACGTCGCCACGCTCGATCACGGCCTCCGGGGCGCGGTGGGCGCGGCGGACGCGGACTTCGTGCGGGCGACCGCACAGGCGCACGATCTGCCGGTGACGGTCGGTCGCGCGGACGTGCTCGCCGTCGCGGCGCAGACCGGCCTGGGGATCGAGGCGGCGGCGCGCGGCGTGCGTTACGCCTTCCTGCTGCGGCTGGCGCGGCACGTGGGCGCGGACGCGATCGCGGTCGGGCATACGCAGGACGACCAGGCCGAGACGGTGCTGCTGCACCTGATCCGGGGCAGCGGTCTGCGCGGCTTGCGTGGGATGCTGCCGGTTGCGCCGCTGACCGCCGCGTACGTGCTCGACGATGCCGGCATCACGTTCGACCCGTCGCTGGATCGATCCCCTGCCGCGCCCGATCGCTGGCCGGTGCTGATCCGTCCCCTGATTGACACGCCCCGCGCGGCCATCGACGCCCACCTCACGGCGCGCGGCCTGACGCCACGCCAGGACGCCACCAACGCCGATCCCGCCTATTTGCGCAACCGCATCCGGCACGAGGTCCTGCCGCTGCTGGCCGCGCTGAACCCGGAGATCCGGGCCGGGCTGGCACGCACGGCGGATTTGCTGCGCGCCGATGCCGATCTGGTCGACGCGGCAGGGCGGGCGGCGCTCGAAGCGGCGCGGCTGCCGTCGAACCCTGGCACACTGAGCCTGGAGCGCGCTGTCTGGGCAGATTTCTCGCAGGCCGAAAAGCGCCTCGTGCTGCGCGCGGCGGTGCAGTCGCTGCGGTCCGATGAGGTGGATCTGGCCTTCGTGCACGTCGAGGACGCGATCCAGGTGGCGGATAGGGGTGCGGTGGGAGCCAGTGCGACGCTGCCCGGCGGCCTCGCGCTGCGCGTGGACTACGCCGCGCTGGTGATTGGGCTGGCAGACGCGGACCCGGCGATCGACGCGCCGCTGCTGGACCCGCAGCAGGCCCTGCTCGCGTTTGCGGCGGGTGAGGTGGTCGGTACGGCCTGTGGCGCGTGGCGCTTCGAGGCGCAACCGCTGCCGCCCGGCACGGACCTCGCCGCGCTGCTGGTCGATCCGCTGGCGGCGGCGCTCTGCGTGCTGCCACAGGCCGCGCTGGAGCTGCGCGTGCGCCGGGCCGGGGATCGTTTCGCGCCGCATGGGATGGGTGGGCAGTCGCAGAAACTTGCGGATACGTTGATTAACATGAAAGTACCGGCGCGCGTGCGCGATCGCGTGCCCCTGGTGACGGTCGACGGCGCGGTCGCGTGGTTTGTCGCGCCCACGGCGGACGGCGTGCGCGGGCGGGTCGCCGATCCGTACGCGTTTGGGCCGGCGCGCTGCACGGGAAAACAGGCGATCATCTTCCGCTGGCGTCGCCTGAATTACCGTGCATAA
- a CDS encoding DUF5698 domain-containing protein produces MDVDVLLAATGIFTLRVVGNMITTVRLVNIVRNQKLAALLLGALESLVFALALGSVVSNLDNLWNLSAYCFGYAIGGYLGMLLEQRLVHRFVSVLIISPLYGPQIAAAIRDAGYGATETMGRGARGEVETVTVVVGHREVNKVIGIAHEVDEHAFVMLDELRSISRGYFRMARPEQR; encoded by the coding sequence ATGGACGTTGACGTACTGTTGGCCGCGACGGGCATCTTCACGCTGCGCGTCGTCGGCAATATGATTACCACGGTGCGGCTGGTGAACATCGTGCGCAACCAGAAGCTCGCCGCACTGTTGTTGGGCGCGCTGGAGTCGCTGGTGTTTGCGCTGGCGCTGGGCAGCGTGGTCAGCAACCTGGACAATCTGTGGAACCTAAGCGCGTACTGCTTCGGCTACGCCATCGGCGGTTACCTGGGTATGCTGCTGGAACAGCGCTTAGTGCATCGCTTCGTATCGGTGCTCATCATCTCTCCGTTGTACGGCCCGCAGATCGCGGCGGCGATCCGCGACGCGGGTTATGGTGCGACGGAGACGATGGGACGCGGTGCGCGCGGCGAGGTCGAGACGGTGACGGTCGTCGTCGGCCACCGCGAAGTGAACAAAGTGATCGGCATCGCGCACGAGGTGGACGAGCACGCCTTTGTGATGTTGGACGAGCTGCGCTCCATCTCGCGCGGGTACTTCCGGATGGCCCGCCCGGAGCAGCGCTGA
- a CDS encoding ATP-binding protein: MTRNSPPELTFTPQPPGPPVQRARYLSIRWQIIFPVFLVVLAVSMLGAYVTADRLASEAADADARHLTRARTAVQTRADALLAAQDREALRAAFTGGVPDALAAHDATTLHDVLEPLAAAGDLDTLIVAGADGQEALGLQRSLNAQGAADYAVSTGAHLAEVPVVAVALAGGTASGWLSSGESVALVTAVPVMANGDVVGVVLVGTQLDGVLAALRGGDGIELALAGPDGAIWAATRASGADLAAALPPDWLETAWERAGDAPVSPLDLAGASYHVVSAPLNAQGTSLGMLVLYRADEAATLLRVSRPVLGVTAALLAALVVVIGFVVVGSFIARLDRIVEMADAFGGDDRMRTGMAARDEIGAVGAAFDRLAERVQRRTQTLERQLQTQRQEASRLTSILEAIPDGLVVQDLDGRVILMNDAARKLLGGQRAYRAARLHDLASVVAETLGPALAPGIYALGDPTQVPLEGRMLHVQAAAIVTGKQERLGTVIVVRDMTTQIVVERTRDDLLAELEEQARPAPQSYDSLATLAREVATNTRSLQRVITELRDLSTFEPRDLRAGQRPLELNALLRQVGAEWQPHAKTAGLRFHVDFGDPDWHVLGDERRLRWAIGNVIDNAIKYSLPGGLVHVAARADEDDSARVQIMVEDAGCGMSPRDLAQAFTRFFRGIPRDPTGHPVRKPGTGQGLFIARRVIEAHAGQIALSSELGRGTTAVITLSLTSPQPYALPGRDDRAVPERPLSSGDAYDTVPLEPGEADGERQA, encoded by the coding sequence GTGACGCGCAATTCCCCTCCAGAACTCACTTTCACACCCCAACCGCCGGGGCCGCCCGTTCAGCGCGCCCGATACCTCTCGATTCGCTGGCAGATCATTTTCCCGGTGTTTCTGGTCGTGCTGGCCGTATCGATGCTCGGCGCTTACGTGACGGCGGACCGGCTCGCGAGCGAGGCGGCGGACGCCGATGCGCGGCACCTGACGCGCGCGCGCACCGCCGTGCAGACGCGGGCGGACGCGCTGCTGGCGGCGCAGGACCGCGAGGCGCTGCGGGCGGCCTTTACGGGCGGCGTGCCGGATGCGCTGGCCGCGCACGACGCGACCACGTTGCACGACGTGCTGGAGCCGCTGGCCGCTGCCGGAGATCTCGACACATTGATTGTCGCAGGCGCGGACGGGCAGGAGGCGCTTGGCTTGCAGCGCAGCCTCAATGCGCAGGGCGCGGCGGATTACGCGGTTTCGACCGGCGCGCACCTCGCCGAGGTGCCGGTGGTGGCGGTCGCCCTGGCAGGCGGCACGGCATCCGGCTGGCTGTCGAGTGGCGAGTCGGTCGCGCTGGTGACGGCGGTTCCGGTGATGGCGAACGGCGACGTCGTGGGCGTGGTCCTGGTGGGCACGCAGCTCGACGGCGTGCTGGCGGCGCTGCGTGGCGGCGACGGCATCGAATTGGCATTGGCCGGGCCGGATGGCGCGATTTGGGCGGCGACCCGCGCGAGCGGTGCGGACCTCGCGGCGGCGCTGCCCCCCGATTGGCTCGAAACGGCGTGGGAGCGCGCGGGCGACGCGCCCGTTTCCCCGCTGGATCTCGCCGGAGCGTCCTATCACGTGGTGAGCGCCCCGTTGAATGCGCAGGGGACGTCGCTGGGCATGCTCGTGCTCTACCGGGCCGACGAAGCCGCGACGCTGCTGCGCGTCAGCCGCCCGGTGTTGGGCGTGACGGCGGCGCTGCTGGCCGCGCTGGTGGTCGTGATCGGCTTTGTGGTGGTCGGCAGCTTCATCGCGCGGCTGGATCGCATCGTCGAGATGGCGGATGCATTCGGGGGCGATGACCGGATGCGCACCGGTATGGCGGCGCGCGACGAGATCGGGGCGGTGGGCGCGGCCTTCGACCGGCTGGCGGAGCGCGTCCAGCGCCGCACGCAGACGCTCGAACGGCAACTCCAAACGCAGCGCCAGGAAGCCTCGCGCCTGACCTCGATCCTCGAAGCGATCCCCGATGGTCTCGTCGTGCAGGACCTCGATGGGCGCGTAATTTTGATGAACGACGCGGCGCGCAAGCTGCTCGGCGGACAGCGCGCCTATCGCGCGGCGCGGCTGCACGATCTGGCCTCGGTGGTGGCGGAGACGCTCGGCCCGGCCCTCGCGCCGGGGATTTACGCCCTGGGCGACCCGACGCAGGTCCCGCTGGAAGGCCGCATGCTGCACGTGCAGGCCGCCGCGATCGTGACCGGCAAGCAGGAGCGGCTCGGCACGGTGATCGTCGTGCGCGACATGACGACCCAGATTGTCGTGGAGCGCACGCGCGACGACCTGCTGGCGGAGTTGGAAGAACAGGCGCGCCCCGCGCCGCAGTCGTACGATTCGCTGGCGACGCTGGCGCGCGAGGTGGCGACCAATACGCGCTCGCTCCAGCGTGTGATTACCGAGCTGCGCGACCTGAGCACCTTCGAGCCGCGCGATCTGCGCGCCGGGCAGCGTCCGCTCGAACTCAACGCGTTGCTGCGGCAGGTGGGCGCGGAGTGGCAGCCGCACGCTAAGACCGCCGGGCTGCGCTTCCACGTGGATTTTGGCGACCCCGACTGGCACGTTCTGGGCGACGAGCGGCGGCTGCGCTGGGCGATCGGCAACGTGATCGACAACGCAATCAAGTATTCGCTGCCGGGCGGGTTGGTGCACGTCGCCGCGCGTGCCGACGAGGACGATTCGGCCCGCGTGCAGATCATGGTCGAAGACGCGGGCTGTGGCATGTCCCCGCGCGACCTGGCGCAGGCGTTCACGCGCTTCTTTCGCGGGATCCCGCGCGACCCGACCGGCCACCCGGTGCGCAAGCCCGGCACGGGGCAGGGCCTGTTCATCGCGCGCCGCGTGATCGAGGCCCACGCCGGGCAGATTGCGCTCAGCAGCGAGCTGGGGCGCGGCACGACCGCCGTGATTACGCTCTCGCTGACCTCGCCGCAGCCCTATGCACTGCCGGGCCGTGACGATCGCGCCGTGCCGGAGCGCCCGCTGTCGTCGGGCGATGCCTACGACACCGTGCCCCTGGAGCCGGGCGAGGCGGACGGGGAGCGCCAGGCGTAA
- a CDS encoding PPC domain-containing protein, translating to MRPEDSNDYDDFFDDGDDGVYADAERLYQAAYEEVYPDEYDDLAASPRWPWWRTRQGQVALLVGGVIGVVILALLVRGVNLPGQAVVRITATPATLPAGGAAQPVNVPTAQPSPVVSVAWPADVEYVVNTIPAMIKNTIVAVGERQGYRFDGRAGEMWLIAVQTQDNFDPLVTLYAPSGDVLGTNDDRSASDLSSEIQVTLPETGTYRVLVESSAGGLTVGAYVLSLLGVG from the coding sequence ATGAGGCCGGAAGACAGTAACGACTACGACGACTTCTTCGACGATGGCGACGATGGTGTGTACGCCGACGCCGAGCGCCTCTATCAAGCCGCCTACGAGGAAGTCTATCCGGACGAGTATGACGATCTGGCGGCGTCACCGCGCTGGCCGTGGTGGCGCACGCGCCAGGGACAGGTCGCCCTGCTGGTCGGCGGCGTGATCGGCGTGGTGATCCTGGCACTGCTGGTGCGCGGCGTAAATTTGCCGGGCCAGGCCGTGGTGCGCATCACCGCGACTCCTGCGACACTGCCTGCGGGCGGGGCGGCCCAACCGGTGAATGTGCCCACGGCGCAGCCCAGCCCGGTCGTCAGCGTGGCGTGGCCCGCCGACGTCGAGTACGTGGTCAACACCATCCCGGCCATGATCAAAAACACGATCGTGGCGGTGGGCGAGCGGCAGGGCTATCGCTTCGACGGGCGCGCGGGCGAGATGTGGCTGATCGCGGTCCAGACGCAGGACAACTTCGATCCGCTGGTGACGCTGTACGCGCCGTCCGGCGACGTGTTGGGCACCAACGACGACCGCAGCGCCAGCGACCTGTCGAGCGAGATCCAGGTGACGCTGCCCGAAACGGGCACGTATCGCGTGCTGGTCGAGTCCTCGGCAGGTGGCCTGACGGTTGGCGCGTACGTGCTCTCGCTGCTGGGTGTCGGCTAG
- a CDS encoding nuclease-related domain-containing protein: MQNINPSRNIARRGRYYLFMGSVAFFGGAIAVTLGALFFFFPLWETTPFGILRALLIIAGVIIAIAGVASVIRGLTLQKDNPLAYAVGEALTQFLDNRYTYLRNVSKRKVGYIDAVLIGPPGALVFRIVDYPGVWINERAEWINRGRNGGLRPARTNPTRECVRDVVALRKFFAKRGLEKVPIYAVVVFTSPNANLSASGPAVPICEIPTLYQIMRRDYLADERIAPPTVRAAVDAIIDG, from the coding sequence ATGCAAAACATTAACCCGTCTCGCAATATCGCCCGCCGTGGGCGCTACTACCTGTTCATGGGCAGCGTCGCGTTTTTTGGCGGCGCGATTGCGGTCACGCTCGGCGCGCTGTTCTTCTTCTTCCCCCTGTGGGAAACTACGCCCTTTGGCATTCTACGCGCGCTGCTCATCATTGCCGGGGTGATCATTGCTATCGCAGGCGTCGCCTCGGTGATCCGGGGGTTGACGCTGCAAAAGGACAACCCGCTGGCCTACGCGGTGGGCGAGGCACTGACCCAGTTCCTGGACAACCGCTACACCTACCTGCGCAACGTCAGCAAGCGTAAGGTGGGCTACATCGACGCGGTGCTGATCGGGCCGCCGGGGGCGCTGGTGTTCCGCATCGTGGACTATCCCGGCGTGTGGATCAACGAGCGCGCCGAGTGGATCAACCGGGGCCGCAACGGCGGGCTGCGTCCGGCACGCACCAATCCCACGCGCGAATGCGTGCGCGACGTGGTGGCGTTACGCAAGTTCTTCGCCAAGCGCGGGCTGGAGAAAGTGCCGATCTACGCGGTAGTGGTGTTCACGTCGCCCAACGCGAATCTCTCCGCGTCCGGTCCGGCAGTGCCCATCTGCGAAATTCCCACGCTGTACCAGATCATGCGCCGGGACTACCTGGCCGACGAGCGCATCGCGCCGCCGACCGTGCGCGCCGCCGTCGACGCTATCATCGACGGGTAA
- a CDS encoding response regulator gives MSTWMVVEDEPEIYDVLLAMFELWGVEGVSFVDGTEALAWIDDVDHGRVRRELPELALLDIRLHEVPGTQIAARLRRSPFLNDIPIVLITAYHLSPEQEARTIAEAQADQLMYKPLPNMPDLRRELDQLIARRKAARPREKVSGAAGPSAHTPVRHLTSSRSGPAGLPAAKKPDPTLNTPKTSHDEGG, from the coding sequence TTGTCCACGTGGATGGTAGTCGAGGACGAGCCTGAAATTTACGACGTCTTGCTGGCCATGTTCGAGTTATGGGGCGTGGAAGGAGTGTCGTTTGTGGATGGTACGGAGGCCCTCGCCTGGATCGACGACGTGGATCATGGGCGCGTGCGCCGCGAGCTGCCGGAGCTGGCCCTGCTGGACATCCGCCTCCACGAGGTGCCCGGCACGCAGATCGCCGCGCGGCTGCGCCGCAGCCCGTTCCTCAACGATATCCCCATCGTGCTGATCACTGCCTATCACCTGTCGCCGGAGCAGGAGGCGCGCACCATCGCCGAGGCCCAGGCCGACCAGTTGATGTACAAACCGCTGCCGAATATGCCCGACCTGCGCCGCGAGCTGGACCAGCTCATCGCCCGCCGCAAGGCGGCCCGGCCCCGCGAAAAGGTCTCTGGCGCTGCCGGACCGTCCGCCCACACGCCGGTGCGGCACCTCACGTCCTCGCGCAGCGGCCCGGCGGGACTGCCGGCAGCCAAGAAACCCGACCCAACTTTGAATACGCCCAAGACGAGCCACGACGAGGGCGGTTGA
- a CDS encoding response regulator translates to MGLWLVVEDEDDIRNIVKVMFKVWGYDPLEFRNGHEAWRWLDAIESGTYSGDLPELALLDIRMPGHKGNEIAKRMRSLDALKSMPIVLMTAFSLSDGEYQEMLRECGVDKIIHKPLPDLFELKTTLDTVRDKKRTQAARASQPPTPGGDQPASDSGEGA, encoded by the coding sequence ATGGGACTCTGGCTCGTGGTCGAGGACGAAGACGACATTCGGAACATCGTGAAAGTGATGTTCAAAGTGTGGGGATACGATCCGTTGGAATTCCGCAACGGGCACGAGGCGTGGCGCTGGCTGGACGCGATCGAGTCCGGTACATACAGCGGCGATCTGCCGGAGCTGGCCCTGCTCGACATCCGCATGCCGGGGCACAAGGGCAACGAGATCGCCAAGCGCATGCGCTCGCTGGACGCGCTGAAGTCGATGCCGATCGTGCTCATGACGGCCTTCAGCCTGTCGGATGGCGAATACCAGGAAATGCTGCGCGAGTGCGGCGTGGACAAGATCATCCATAAGCCGCTGCCGGATCTGTTCGAGCTGAAGACCACGCTCGACACCGTGCGCGACAAGAAACGCACGCAGGCGGCGCGCGCTTCTCAGCCACCCACGCCGGGGGGCGATCAGCCCGCCAGCGATTCCGGTGAGGGGGCCTGA
- a CDS encoding sensor histidine kinase: MASSPDPTPSPSGPVVDMVQSVDALGSNAGRLFGRLYQGLRRKKQEPPAQNLQQQQANDAQILNITRLTGILAVISEGVIMQDNDGKMVMINQAARDLLGSVRAFWESDLGKMFAAARGRRALDGEITLGEPQRVEVNDRVIGAQMAIVADPQGNRLGTVLMLRDVTRDALADRLKDQFVTQMSHELRTPLTAIKGMSDVLLALPEDRPPNRKFLEAISRNVAVLDRMIIELLDISEIGAGSFAVRQQPVTLESLVFTVLRGFDARLKKADLRVGVMVSNREHLRIVGDDRRLQWALGHLVDNALKYTEPGGEILIRLGRVRDGYLLLEVNDTGVGINPRDLPHIFERFYRGEAVTPSGRLIDPRGLGQGLFVARAVAEAHGGYLSVASIVGEGSTFTLALPLSGMPEIEPPAMPAAPLPDETIE, from the coding sequence ATGGCGTCGTCACCCGATCCCACACCCTCACCCAGCGGCCCGGTAGTGGACATGGTGCAGTCCGTCGACGCGCTCGGCTCGAACGCCGGGCGGTTGTTTGGCCGCCTGTACCAGGGCCTGCGCCGCAAAAAGCAGGAGCCGCCTGCACAGAATCTGCAGCAGCAGCAAGCGAACGACGCGCAGATCCTGAACATCACCCGGCTGACCGGCATCCTGGCCGTGATCAGCGAAGGCGTGATCATGCAGGACAACGACGGCAAAATGGTCATGATCAACCAGGCCGCGCGTGACCTGCTGGGATCGGTGCGCGCGTTCTGGGAAAGTGACCTGGGCAAGATGTTCGCCGCGGCGCGGGGCCGCCGCGCGCTCGATGGCGAGATCACCCTGGGCGAGCCGCAGCGCGTGGAGGTCAACGACCGCGTGATCGGCGCGCAGATGGCGATTGTGGCCGATCCTCAGGGCAACCGGCTGGGCACGGTACTCATGCTGCGCGACGTCACGCGCGACGCACTGGCCGACCGTCTCAAGGACCAGTTCGTAACGCAGATGAGCCACGAGCTGCGCACCCCGCTGACCGCGATCAAGGGTATGAGCGACGTGCTGCTGGCCCTGCCCGAAGACCGCCCGCCGAATCGCAAGTTTTTGGAAGCGATCAGCCGCAACGTGGCCGTGCTGGACCGCATGATCATCGAGCTGCTCGACATTTCGGAGATCGGCGCGGGCAGTTTCGCCGTGCGCCAGCAGCCCGTGACGCTGGAGTCGCTGGTGTTCACCGTGCTGCGTGGGTTCGACGCGCGGCTTAAGAAGGCCGATCTGCGCGTGGGCGTGATGGTCTCCAACCGGGAGCACCTGCGCATCGTCGGCGACGACCGTCGTTTGCAGTGGGCGCTGGGGCACCTCGTAGACAATGCGCTCAAGTACACGGAGCCGGGCGGCGAGATCCTGATCCGCCTGGGCCGCGTGCGTGACGGGTACCTGCTGCTGGAAGTCAACGACACGGGCGTGGGCATTAACCCGCGCGACCTGCCGCACATCTTCGAGCGCTTCTACCGGGGCGAGGCCGTGACACCGTCCGGCAGGCTGATCGATCCGCGCGGGCTGGGCCAGGGGCTGTTCGTGGCGCGTGCCGTGGCTGAGGCACACGGCGGCTATTTGAGCGTCGCCAGCATCGTCGGCGAAGGCAGCACGTTTACGCTGGCGCTGCCGCTATCCGGCATGCCGGAGATCGAGCCGCCGGCTATGCCTGCCGCGCCTCTGCCGGATGAAACGATAGAATAG